One part of the Patescibacteria group bacterium genome encodes these proteins:
- a CDS encoding ATP-binding protein, with product MLNKLLPRVILPKIVKDLNTSLVLIIIGSRRTGKTSLLYLIRDLLIQEKGIQPENILYYDLENEIIRQDFQVQDFDLIAKNLLVKVNTKKRLFVLLDEIQYLDNPAGLLKYISDHYKQLKFIVSGSSSLKIKEKFSDSMVGRKKVFQLHPLSFKEFLEFKQKQKYLKLLPKIDLIHLNVKKFELLPSCEKEIQRLFLEFLIYGGYPEVVLASDKQEKKEILSEIYTSYLQKDINYLFDIDNVEKFNKLAQLFASQIGGLVNFSELANTLGSARATIDRYSFLQENTFLLEFLRPFSSNIRKELTKMPKVFFEDTGLRNAIINNFSFEELRTDIGALVENFVYSEIRKNYNLPLYFWRTKSKSEIDFVLKLPEELLPIEVKYQDLKMPKIPLGLKSFIEEYQPPKILIITKDLFAKKKFSKNTLVYWLPIYTIFG from the coding sequence ATGTTAAATAAACTATTGCCAAGGGTTATTTTGCCGAAAATTGTTAAAGATTTAAATACTTCTCTTGTTTTAATAATTATTGGTTCACGGAGAACCGGGAAAACCTCTTTATTGTATTTGATTAGGGATTTGTTAATTCAGGAAAAAGGAATCCAGCCAGAAAATATTCTTTACTATGACTTAGAAAACGAAATTATCAGGCAGGATTTTCAAGTTCAAGATTTTGATTTAATCGCTAAAAATTTATTAGTTAAAGTGAACACCAAAAAGAGGCTATTTGTTTTACTTGATGAAATTCAATATTTAGACAATCCCGCAGGGCTTCTCAAATATATTAGCGACCATTACAAACAATTAAAATTTATTGTTTCCGGCTCCTCGTCCTTAAAAATTAAAGAAAAATTTAGCGATTCAATGGTCGGAAGGAAAAAAGTTTTTCAGCTTCATCCTTTAAGTTTTAAGGAATTTTTAGAATTTAAGCAAAAGCAAAAATATCTTAAATTATTGCCAAAGATTGATTTGATTCATTTGAATGTTAAAAAATTTGAATTATTGCCCAGTTGCGAGAAAGAGATTCAAAGATTGTTTTTAGAATTTTTAATTTATGGCGGTTATCCTGAGGTTGTTTTAGCCAGCGATAAGCAAGAAAAAAAAGAAATATTATCAGAGATTTATACCTCTTATTTGCAAAAAGATATTAATTATTTATTTGACATTGATAATGTTGAAAAATTTAATAAATTAGCGCAATTATTTGCCAGCCAGATTGGCGGCTTGGTAAATTTTTCTGAATTGGCTAATACTTTGGGTAGCGCCCGAGCCACAATTGACAGGTATTCTTTTTTGCAAGAAAACACTTTTTTGTTAGAATTTTTAAGACCTTTTTCTTCCAATATTAGAAAGGAATTAACAAAAATGCCGAAAGTTTTTTTTGAAGATACGGGTCTACGCAACGCAATAATCAATAATTTTAGTTTTGAAGAATTAAGGACAGATATAGGGGCATTAGTAGAAAATTTTGTTTATTCTGAAATCAGAAAGAATTACAACTTGCCATTATATTTTTGGCGAACGAAAAGTAAATCCGAAATAGATTTTGTTCTAAAGCTCCCAGAAGAATTATTGCCAATCGAAGTTAAATACCAAGACCTCAAAATGCCTAAAATCCCTTTGGGACTCAAAAGTTTTATTGAAGAATATCAACCTCCAAAGATATTAATAATTACTAAAGACCTTTTTGCTAAAAAGAAGTTTAGTAAAAATACCTTGGTGTATTGGTTGCCAATTTACACAATTTTTGGGTAA
- a CDS encoding DUF4143 domain-containing protein: protein MFNRTILAKIAPFLEKDQIIMITGARQVGKTTLLLLLKRYLENIVFLKFLNRYKIDDINFWRTQNKNEVDFIVNREQAFEVKFNSKHFQKSKYLKFIQEYPSIKLQLISYDNIINKLKLGELT, encoded by the coding sequence ATGTTTAACAGAACAATTTTAGCTAAAATTGCGCCATTTTTAGAAAAAGACCAGATAATAATGATCACTGGAGCAAGGCAAGTTGGCAAAACAACCCTGCTTTTGTTGTTAAAAAGATATTTAGAAAATATAGTTTTTTTAAAGTTCTTAAACCGTTATAAAATAGATGATATTAATTTTTGGCGAACCCAAAATAAAAATGAAGTGGATTTTATCGTAAATCGCGAGCAGGCCTTTGAGGTTAAATTTAATTCAAAACATTTTCAGAAATCAAAATACCTTAAATTTATACAAGAATATCCCAGCATCAAACTTCAGTTAATTTCCTATGATAATATTATCAACAAATTAAAATTAGGAGAGCTTACATAA